The proteins below come from a single Rhodohalobacter sp. SW132 genomic window:
- a CDS encoding YCF48-related protein has protein sequence MDQTKAIIPALFFSLLMLIAAGLPVAEAQFIQHGNPLTEDTGWTGDFGFGTDGQINDLAEGPDGELYVGGNFDHAGALEAGNIALWTGEEWQNIGDLNGTVAALYTHEDVLYVGGSFTEINPADGSAFSALGIAQYNTSSGQWSTMGAGFTLGGVTTLEMNNSGTLYAGGCFSQSGGESFNGISAWTGNEWVPFTVGSEDYEYTGLWGGCVSAIYYDEVSNSLYVGGGFRNARIYDSDYESFDGYRDTPVGGIVRWSGGNWHMVGGGTWRRAGAVENVSTGFVQTITRHPDSGRLYIGGSFDHLIEEELMDMADIDQNNATHATSFAYRENGSWHGFETTSLSTRKNPLNSQGRATLRHMFIDGEHIYIFGNVVTLGTQNQGSFTVGGVAVFNDTNMEYELDSEGYSILGNGAWHRSARTVPGSRPTRVGLKMGDDIFIAGEFNAFHRGTTTGTLLDMENITRFDGETFHQLGFGIDGGGVTALAMADGLLYLGVGGNFRRAYAGSKTYDASLAIAYDPEARDFVPLQGGISRSGVGTPGAQIHTIIEDPDTGDIYFGGNFIYGINEDGLTEATRSLIRWDGTQWQEVQNLTGGTAMWNPMVNDLHIKNGQLYIAGYFSTIPDRADHQLNLMQLDLTSGESASIDFPEEWALRDRNFISLESDDEHLYITANIYNVNDNETGTLFRKNLETGAVSQLNGRLRGNSANSSNETMMRDGEFLYIAGGFLNFRQWDEDGQLIQRDSPRTLMIVHPETDTWFYPPEAVKPPGNRIRDIYKSGNTIYYANQTSDEDRGIRLDIGTGQAHQVGDGLNGNPRAFARQGDDLWVGGSFSQRLARTTIVDSDPAPVAMAQLSTANAFTRSGEEETIYLYVANIGDADLTWDVTVSYTDEHGFGLPDGLVVPDLGNGSVEPATAGVIPLQLEGGSNTTGTYRVEVEVTTNDASEPFLLELDVTINSLFTATNPEPAPDTVDVDVNTTLQWSGDENADEITVYFGTHPELGADEIIYQGAPVAALDSTYYSGPLDWYTEYYWMVTKSNEISDSQSPVWSFRTMDNPVHGTWTLVESDVIEGNFFKTHFNSPQVGWILGYSQIFRTTDGGESFDEVVPADEDPQYEWQRYYQDIYFSDDQTGWIISRYEGIFRTEDGGDTWDRIADGTDHSINSAWFHGPDTGWLAGNSGEIRRTGDGGETWEELGSGTDESLNEIRFADNQTGWAVGDEGTIIRTTDGGDTWQEQNSGTDHDLEGLAVHDAQTAWAAGEDEIILFTDDGGTTWSTQHLAEDISFRTPDLETVFAIDRDTVWAVGGRSSQVALTMFSTDGGLTWARVPVPTERSIMDAHFTSAQSGWAVANNGTLLKYTGPEGESETPVSVHPDEPSELVTDLELDQNYPNPFNPTTQIRFSLPEQSNVRLDIYNMLGQRVAVLVNEGKSSGRHTVRFDASGLSSGVYFYRLQTDSQTLARQMMLIK, from the coding sequence ATGGATCAAACAAAAGCTATCATACCGGCACTATTCTTTTCTTTATTAATGCTTATTGCGGCGGGTTTGCCTGTTGCTGAGGCACAGTTCATTCAGCATGGAAATCCATTAACAGAGGATACAGGCTGGACAGGAGATTTTGGTTTCGGAACCGATGGCCAGATTAATGATCTGGCAGAAGGCCCGGACGGAGAGCTGTATGTAGGCGGAAATTTTGATCATGCGGGAGCCCTGGAAGCCGGGAATATTGCACTCTGGACCGGAGAGGAGTGGCAGAATATCGGAGATCTGAATGGTACCGTTGCTGCCTTGTATACGCATGAGGATGTCTTATATGTAGGCGGATCCTTTACCGAAATCAACCCGGCAGATGGTTCAGCTTTCAGTGCCCTTGGAATTGCGCAATATAATACCAGCAGCGGTCAATGGAGCACAATGGGTGCGGGATTTACGTTAGGAGGTGTTACCACACTTGAAATGAACAACAGCGGCACACTCTACGCCGGCGGATGTTTTTCTCAGTCGGGTGGCGAATCGTTCAATGGAATTTCGGCCTGGACTGGAAACGAATGGGTTCCTTTCACGGTGGGTTCAGAGGATTATGAATATACCGGTCTGTGGGGCGGATGTGTTAGTGCGATTTATTACGATGAGGTTTCCAACAGTCTGTACGTAGGAGGCGGTTTCCGGAATGCCCGGATTTATGATAGTGATTATGAATCCTTTGATGGATATCGCGATACACCGGTAGGCGGAATCGTGCGCTGGTCAGGCGGCAACTGGCATATGGTCGGCGGCGGTACATGGCGGAGAGCCGGAGCGGTAGAAAATGTATCAACCGGGTTTGTTCAAACGATCACTCGTCATCCTGATTCAGGCCGGCTCTATATTGGCGGCAGTTTCGATCATCTTATTGAAGAAGAGCTGATGGACATGGCCGATATCGACCAAAACAACGCCACACATGCCACCAGTTTCGCATACCGTGAAAACGGGTCCTGGCACGGCTTCGAAACCACCTCGTTAAGTACTCGCAAAAATCCCTTAAACAGCCAGGGACGTGCCACCCTGAGACATATGTTTATTGACGGGGAGCACATCTATATATTTGGAAATGTCGTAACGCTGGGTACTCAGAACCAGGGCAGTTTTACGGTAGGCGGAGTAGCTGTCTTTAACGATACCAACATGGAATATGAGCTGGACAGCGAAGGGTACAGTATTCTGGGTAACGGAGCATGGCACAGATCGGCAAGGACTGTACCGGGTTCACGCCCGACACGGGTTGGGTTAAAAATGGGCGACGATATCTTCATAGCCGGCGAATTCAATGCCTTTCACCGCGGCACTACAACCGGAACACTGCTGGATATGGAAAACATTACCCGCTTTGATGGCGAAACCTTTCACCAACTCGGTTTTGGTATTGATGGCGGCGGGGTCACCGCCCTGGCTATGGCGGACGGGCTGCTCTATTTGGGTGTTGGAGGCAATTTTAGGCGGGCATACGCGGGATCGAAAACGTATGATGCCTCACTGGCCATTGCCTACGATCCGGAAGCCCGCGATTTTGTTCCGCTGCAGGGTGGTATCTCCCGATCGGGTGTGGGCACTCCCGGCGCGCAGATTCATACAATTATTGAAGATCCGGACACCGGTGACATCTATTTCGGCGGTAATTTCATTTATGGCATCAACGAGGACGGACTGACGGAGGCGACACGCAGCCTCATCCGCTGGGACGGTACACAATGGCAAGAGGTGCAGAACCTCACCGGGGGTACCGCTATGTGGAATCCGATGGTCAACGACCTGCATATCAAAAACGGCCAGCTCTATATTGCCGGTTACTTCTCCACCATCCCCGACCGGGCGGATCATCAGCTTAACCTGATGCAGCTTGATCTCACCAGCGGGGAGTCGGCGTCTATCGATTTTCCGGAGGAGTGGGCGCTGCGGGACCGAAATTTCATCTCCCTTGAAAGCGACGATGAACATCTCTATATCACAGCTAATATCTACAATGTTAATGATAATGAAACGGGTACCCTGTTTCGAAAAAACCTGGAGACTGGTGCAGTGAGCCAGTTAAACGGTCGTCTGCGGGGGAATTCAGCTAATAGCTCTAACGAAACGATGATGCGTGACGGAGAATTTCTGTATATCGCCGGTGGTTTTTTGAATTTCCGGCAATGGGATGAGGATGGTCAACTAATCCAGCGGGATTCTCCCCGCACCTTGATGATTGTTCATCCCGAAACGGATACTTGGTTTTATCCGCCCGAAGCGGTGAAACCGCCCGGCAACAGGATCCGGGATATCTATAAATCCGGCAACACTATCTATTATGCCAATCAAACAAGTGATGAAGACAGGGGAATCCGGTTGGATATCGGTACCGGTCAGGCTCATCAGGTCGGGGACGGACTCAACGGCAACCCTCGTGCATTTGCCAGACAAGGGGATGATCTTTGGGTTGGCGGATCGTTCAGCCAGCGGCTGGCCCGGACGACGATTGTTGATTCCGATCCGGCACCGGTCGCCATGGCACAGCTTTCAACGGCAAATGCATTCACGCGCAGCGGAGAAGAGGAGACGATTTATCTTTATGTAGCCAATATCGGTGATGCCGATCTGACCTGGGATGTGACCGTCTCTTACACTGATGAGCACGGATTTGGCCTGCCCGATGGATTGGTGGTACCGGATTTGGGAAACGGGTCGGTAGAACCGGCAACGGCGGGCGTGATACCGCTTCAACTTGAGGGCGGTTCGAATACAACCGGAACCTATCGAGTTGAGGTCGAAGTTACCACAAATGATGCCAGCGAGCCGTTCCTTCTGGAGCTGGACGTGACCATCAACAGCCTTTTTACAGCTACGAATCCGGAACCTGCGCCCGATACGGTGGATGTAGACGTAAATACTACACTACAATGGTCCGGAGATGAAAACGCTGACGAGATTACCGTCTATTTTGGCACCCATCCCGAATTAGGTGCCGATGAGATTATCTATCAGGGCGCACCAGTTGCCGCTCTCGACTCAACCTACTACAGCGGGCCGCTGGATTGGTACACCGAATATTACTGGATGGTTACCAAATCAAACGAAATTTCCGATTCCCAAAGCCCGGTTTGGTCATTCCGAACCATGGATAACCCGGTACACGGAACGTGGACGCTGGTGGAAAGCGACGTTATTGAAGGCAATTTTTTCAAAACACACTTCAACTCGCCGCAGGTCGGATGGATTCTGGGCTATTCTCAAATCTTCCGGACTACGGATGGCGGCGAGTCATTTGACGAGGTGGTGCCGGCTGACGAAGACCCGCAATATGAATGGCAGCGATATTATCAGGATATCTACTTTTCGGATGATCAGACCGGATGGATCATCAGCAGATATGAGGGGATTTTTCGCACGGAAGATGGTGGTGATACCTGGGACCGGATCGCAGACGGAACGGATCACTCGATCAACTCTGCATGGTTTCATGGACCCGATACCGGCTGGCTTGCGGGAAACAGCGGAGAAATCAGGCGAACCGGTGATGGCGGAGAAACCTGGGAGGAGCTCGGTTCAGGAACCGATGAGTCGCTCAACGAAATCCGTTTTGCCGACAATCAGACCGGCTGGGCAGTAGGAGACGAAGGCACGATTATTCGGACTACGGACGGAGGTGATACCTGGCAGGAGCAAAATTCCGGTACAGATCACGATCTTGAGGGATTGGCTGTTCATGATGCACAAACGGCCTGGGCGGCTGGCGAAGATGAGATCATCCTTTTTACCGATGACGGCGGGACTACCTGGTCAACCCAGCATTTGGCTGAAGATATTAGCTTCAGAACCCCCGATCTCGAAACTGTTTTTGCCATTGACCGGGACACGGTTTGGGCGGTCGGCGGCCGATCGAGCCAGGTTGCGCTGACCATGTTTTCAACCGACGGCGGGCTAACCTGGGCTCGTGTGCCCGTGCCAACGGAGAGATCTATTATGGACGCCCATTTCACAAGTGCACAGAGCGGCTGGGCAGTGGCAAACAATGGCACACTTCTAAAGTATACAGGCCCGGAGGGAGAGTCTGAAACCCCGGTTTCCGTTCATCCCGATGAACCGTCTGAACTTGTTACAGATCTGGAGCTGGATCAAAACTACCCGAATCCATTTAATCCAACTACCCAGATTCGTTTCTCATTACCGGAACAATCGAACGTTAGACTTGATATATACAATATGCTGGGGCAGCGGGTGGCGGTACTGGTAAATGAAGGGAAAAGTTCGGGCAGACATACCGTTCGTTTTGATGCATCCGGTCTGTCAAGCGGAGTGTATTTCTATCGGCTTCAAACAGACTCACAGACCCTGGCAAGGCAGATGATGCTGATAAAATAG
- a CDS encoding dihydrofolate reductase family protein translates to MKRKIIVISMITLDGVMQAPGGPEEDTSGGFKFGGWAAPNSDEVGNKIMEELMNPAEYLLGRKTFEIWEGYWPEHEDNWPGINDGTKFVMSRTREKSDWKNTVFLKNIAGIKKLKNSEGPDLQVWGSGKLVQQLLKNDLVDELWLIIHPLTLGKGKKLFDDGPIPAAFTLTKSTITPYGVIISNYKRAGEVETGTLGA, encoded by the coding sequence ATGAAGAGAAAAATAATCGTCATATCAATGATCACATTGGATGGAGTGATGCAGGCTCCCGGCGGACCTGAAGAAGATACATCAGGCGGCTTCAAATTTGGCGGCTGGGCTGCACCTAATTCTGACGAAGTCGGTAATAAGATTATGGAAGAACTGATGAACCCTGCAGAATATCTCCTGGGCAGAAAAACATTTGAAATTTGGGAAGGCTATTGGCCTGAACATGAAGATAATTGGCCGGGCATCAATGATGGCACCAAATTCGTCATGTCCAGGACCAGAGAAAAGTCAGACTGGAAGAACACAGTTTTCCTCAAAAACATAGCCGGTATCAAAAAGCTCAAAAATTCAGAAGGTCCTGATCTTCAGGTTTGGGGCAGCGGCAAACTCGTTCAACAGCTCCTAAAGAATGATTTAGTAGACGAACTCTGGCTTATCATACACCCGCTGACTCTTGGTAAAGGTAAAAAGTTGTTTGATGATGGCCCAATTCCGGCAGCATTTACATTAACAAAAAGTACGATTACACCATACGGGGTTATTATTTCCAATTACAAGCGAGCCGGGGAAGTGGAGACAGGTACTCTTGGAGCTTAA
- a CDS encoding 6-bladed beta-propeller → MASLFFFCASLQAQDMSLEVEYLFTVGEDLEFGEPGYLYNPVGVSTDSHGNIIVADHRGRAIHKYTPDGKYLQSVGAQGRGPGEFNRITEIAVDENDNLLVLDRFQFKVAKFNMEAGSVEEFIYKDMPDMTTMTLAPLKNDKFATIYVGSGVPGSTDVTANALRVYELGEEENISSHFPIFKYQFDNKIPIEENMGRTIGHKLISVDGNRVVAGHTVYKGNLF, encoded by the coding sequence GTGGCCAGCCTGTTCTTCTTTTGTGCTTCACTGCAGGCTCAGGATATGAGTCTTGAGGTAGAATACCTTTTTACAGTAGGTGAAGATCTTGAATTCGGTGAGCCCGGATATCTATACAATCCGGTTGGTGTAAGTACTGACAGCCACGGCAATATTATTGTGGCAGACCACCGGGGCAGAGCGATTCATAAATACACACCCGATGGCAAATATCTTCAGAGCGTAGGCGCCCAGGGCAGAGGTCCGGGAGAATTTAATAGAATTACAGAAATAGCCGTTGATGAAAATGATAATTTACTAGTATTGGATCGTTTTCAGTTCAAAGTGGCTAAATTTAATATGGAAGCAGGCAGCGTTGAGGAGTTTATCTACAAAGACATGCCCGATATGACAACTATGACACTGGCGCCTCTCAAAAACGATAAATTTGCGACAATCTATGTAGGTTCAGGTGTACCCGGCAGTACTGATGTGACTGCAAACGCACTGAGAGTTTACGAACTTGGTGAAGAGGAAAACATTTCATCTCACTTTCCAATATTTAAATATCAATTTGATAACAAGATCCCCATCGAAGAGAATATGGGCAGGACAATAGGTCATAAACTCATTTCAGTTGATGGCAACAGGGTTGTTGCAGGCCACACAGTTTACAAAGGCAACCTTTTTTAA
- a CDS encoding restriction endonuclease PLD domain-containing protein — MLIDNETISLRTVLKEWINKADEVLICSPFIASNDVLFDLMERSVKFTLICRLSYPATPELFQRLLDLKTSQKSISVYDTSSLHSKVYYFKKNGLGLCAIIGSSNFTNSGIGSNKELNVLTTDNLDFIANYLHKLKQEAFSELDLKTITYYRTFYKKIEVNERYKRARISKTHSSNYSRILEKHLFVKGILEHLNNTELPFTYTFDAFCHFFKTKIVKDYSLTNYSRFDKKELQKYFEIFISKYIEEKDFNWRLERYLKSKHIAENLQTVDEQEIREFFLGIHSISSGSGSGKRMQNIKSINAESLRKLLEFLVFEKLDMSHKYSIALTKKEKNGLKIDYIGKSSIGEIPGWLMPEEYPIKNGKLEYIFDFFKIDDLSK, encoded by the coding sequence ATGCTAATAGATAATGAAACGATAAGCCTACGAACCGTGCTAAAAGAATGGATAAATAAAGCTGACGAGGTGTTAATTTGCTCTCCATTTATTGCATCTAACGATGTTCTATTCGATCTCATGGAACGTAGTGTGAAATTCACCTTAATTTGTAGGTTATCTTATCCAGCTACACCTGAATTATTTCAAAGACTTTTAGATTTAAAAACTTCACAAAAATCTATTTCAGTTTATGATACAAGCTCACTTCACTCAAAAGTGTATTACTTCAAGAAAAATGGGCTGGGATTATGTGCAATAATCGGGTCTTCCAATTTTACAAATAGCGGGATAGGTAGCAACAAGGAATTGAATGTTTTAACAACTGACAATCTTGATTTTATAGCAAATTACCTTCATAAACTAAAACAAGAAGCATTCAGCGAATTGGATCTAAAGACTATTACTTACTATCGAACATTCTACAAGAAAATTGAGGTTAACGAGAGATACAAAAGAGCAAGAATTTCGAAAACACATTCAAGTAACTATTCAAGAATTCTTGAAAAACACTTATTCGTCAAGGGAATATTAGAGCATTTAAACAATACTGAACTGCCATTTACATACACATTTGATGCTTTTTGTCACTTCTTCAAAACAAAAATTGTTAAAGATTATAGTTTGACTAACTATTCTCGTTTCGACAAGAAAGAACTACAGAAGTATTTTGAAATTTTTATATCCAAATATATAGAAGAAAAAGACTTCAATTGGAGATTGGAAAGATATTTGAAGTCAAAACACATTGCCGAAAACCTTCAAACCGTAGATGAGCAAGAAATTAGAGAATTCTTTTTGGGTATCCATAGCATTTCGAGTGGTTCAGGTTCAGGAAAAAGAATGCAAAATATTAAGTCTATAAATGCTGAGTCATTGAGAAAACTACTTGAATTTCTTGTTTTTGAGAAATTAGACATGTCGCATAAATATTCAATTGCTTTGACCAAAAAAGAGAAAAATGGATTAAAAATTGACTACATAGGAAAATCATCAATTGGAGAAATACCCGGTTGGCTAATGCCAGAAGAATATCCAATTAAGAATGGTAAACTTGAATACATATTTGATTTTTTTAAAATTGACGATTTGTCTAAATAA
- a CDS encoding TrlF family AAA-like ATPase: MANIQQELDEIGYGAKFRRGDLHIHSYGERYGSYDVIDTTMTPKAIVDKALEEGLEVISITDHNDIRNAEIAIDYANDKNILVIPGVEFSTTQGHLLVYFPTFKNLDDFFGKIDVSEDRKTCFKGFVECLELAGIYDGFGVAAHIDGPKGFETEIKNYNPDKENIIKHPNLLGLEIVKKDSSKFYTINDTEIERINFLKKRNKELSKEKGYPIAVVMNSDSHSLSRLGRNAADDKKITRFKMDTLTFESLKHAFLDSFSRIRIEEFVPENVPHFYGVRVKGGFLHNQLIKFSPNLTCIIGGRGAGKSTLLESIREASGNQSQSSKIVDSSVWPEEIELVFRDEVGEYHVFQRDIDEETYNKTDQEDGIKCVPIESYTQGRTADLIQHANDKPDVLLEFFDEFIVFEELKEEEEKVRVDLIDKIDLIDHLRNEVNKIEELKGQKKEVERKLEVQAKNKLDELIKLEQNLQKGREFRTDLIEDLNNAITTVRKVLSDKTYFNQIKEQDFDSIEVGKSELDEILNDVQKIEKIIEKAGLKIDSESKEMIKSIKGNLKSWRLEESKILSRIEEKKKELEEKGIRFDLAFIKSLTKQNVKIDKKLTQLRVKKKQYLKELKNERELIKERKQLKNRIYLYRKVWADKINQLLAETVTDYSISIKFNEGKFSEDLIQYLMTEINWYHTKTPKMRAIIETYPPYELLKILRSKDRKEFEKMESPEGGRLFSKTEVDSIVSLSKPHVLNRIKTIKFDDFPRLLVTKEERDESGKKVLRTKNFTNLSLGQQQSILLSILLYSDNKYPLLIDQPEDNLDSEFIYKTIVKNLRRVKEIRQVIIVTHNANIAVLGDAELIIPFKSTSQRAHLIDSGSIDNTETKNITCNILEGSKQAFKKRKEIYGI; this comes from the coding sequence ATGGCAAATATTCAACAAGAATTAGACGAAATTGGATACGGAGCAAAATTTAGAAGAGGCGATTTACATATACATTCTTATGGTGAAAGATATGGTTCCTATGATGTAATAGATACTACAATGACTCCTAAAGCTATTGTAGATAAAGCCTTAGAAGAAGGACTTGAAGTAATTAGCATAACTGATCATAATGATATACGAAATGCTGAAATTGCAATAGATTATGCAAACGATAAGAATATTTTAGTCATACCTGGAGTTGAGTTTTCAACGACACAGGGTCACTTACTTGTATATTTTCCAACATTCAAAAATCTGGATGATTTCTTTGGAAAGATTGATGTGAGTGAAGACAGAAAAACCTGTTTTAAAGGATTTGTCGAGTGCTTAGAATTGGCTGGGATTTACGATGGGTTTGGAGTGGCGGCACATATTGATGGACCAAAAGGTTTCGAAACTGAAATTAAAAACTACAACCCTGATAAAGAAAACATAATTAAACATCCTAATTTACTTGGTTTAGAGATTGTCAAAAAAGATTCAAGTAAATTTTACACTATAAATGATACAGAAATTGAAAGGATTAACTTCTTAAAGAAAAGGAACAAAGAACTTTCAAAAGAAAAAGGATATCCTATTGCGGTAGTCATGAACTCAGATTCTCATAGTCTTTCAAGACTTGGAAGAAATGCAGCAGATGATAAGAAAATTACAAGATTTAAAATGGATACTTTAACATTTGAATCTTTAAAACATGCCTTCCTTGATTCATTCTCAAGAATACGTATTGAAGAATTTGTTCCAGAAAATGTACCGCATTTTTACGGTGTTAGAGTTAAAGGAGGGTTTCTACATAATCAACTTATAAAATTTAGCCCTAACCTCACATGCATTATAGGTGGAAGAGGTGCAGGTAAGTCAACACTTTTAGAGTCTATAAGAGAAGCTTCTGGCAACCAATCTCAGAGTAGTAAAATTGTCGATTCCTCAGTTTGGCCAGAAGAAATTGAATTAGTATTCAGAGATGAAGTTGGAGAATATCATGTTTTTCAAAGAGATATTGATGAGGAAACTTATAACAAGACAGATCAAGAAGATGGAATCAAATGTGTACCAATAGAAAGTTATACACAAGGTAGAACTGCTGATTTGATACAGCATGCTAATGATAAACCAGACGTTCTTCTAGAATTTTTTGATGAGTTTATAGTGTTTGAAGAGTTAAAAGAAGAGGAAGAAAAAGTTAGGGTAGATCTGATAGATAAGATAGACTTAATAGATCATCTTAGAAATGAAGTAAATAAAATTGAGGAACTTAAGGGGCAAAAAAAAGAAGTCGAAAGAAAACTTGAAGTTCAAGCAAAAAACAAACTAGATGAATTGATAAAACTTGAACAGAACTTACAAAAGGGTCGAGAGTTTAGAACTGATTTGATAGAGGATCTAAACAATGCGATTACGACTGTGAGAAAGGTGTTATCCGATAAAACATACTTTAATCAAATTAAAGAACAGGACTTTGATTCAATTGAAGTTGGGAAATCAGAATTAGATGAAATTCTTAATGATGTCCAAAAAATAGAAAAGATTATAGAAAAGGCTGGGTTGAAAATTGATTCCGAGTCTAAAGAGATGATCAAATCCATTAAAGGTAATTTGAAATCTTGGAGACTCGAAGAATCCAAAATTCTATCAAGAATTGAAGAAAAAAAGAAAGAGTTAGAGGAAAAGGGCATTAGGTTTGATTTGGCTTTTATAAAGTCTCTAACAAAGCAAAATGTCAAAATTGATAAAAAGCTAACTCAATTAAGAGTTAAGAAAAAGCAATATTTGAAGGAGTTGAAAAATGAAAGAGAACTTATTAAAGAGAGAAAACAATTAAAAAACAGAATTTATCTATACAGGAAAGTGTGGGCGGATAAAATAAATCAGCTACTAGCAGAAACGGTAACTGATTATAGTATTTCGATTAAATTTAATGAAGGAAAATTCTCAGAAGATTTAATTCAATATTTGATGACTGAAATAAATTGGTATCACACTAAGACACCAAAAATGAGGGCTATAATTGAGACTTATCCTCCATATGAATTGCTTAAAATTTTAAGAAGTAAAGACAGAAAAGAATTTGAAAAAATGGAAAGTCCAGAGGGAGGTAGATTATTCTCCAAGACTGAAGTAGATAGTATAGTTTCTTTGAGCAAGCCTCATGTTCTGAACAGAATTAAAACAATTAAATTTGATGACTTTCCAAGATTATTAGTGACAAAAGAAGAGAGAGATGAAAGTGGTAAAAAAGTACTGAGAACTAAAAACTTTACTAACTTATCACTTGGTCAGCAGCAGTCGATTTTACTATCCATATTACTTTACTCAGATAATAAATACCCACTTCTCATAGATCAACCAGAAGATAATTTGGACAGTGAGTTCATTTATAAGACTATCGTTAAGAATTTAAGGCGGGTTAAAGAAATAAGACAAGTGATAATAGTCACGCATAATGCAAATATTGCAGTTTTAGGTGATGCAGAATTAATTATACCATTTAAAAGTACAAGCCAGAGAGCTCATCTAATTGATTCTGGGTCAATTGATAATACAGAAACAAAAAATATCACTTGTAATATTTTAGAGGGAAGTAAACAAGCTTT